CAGACCCAGGCCGAGATCAATCATCGTCCCCAGATTATCTCCCTCTCGGAATTCAAAACCTCCCGGACTCACCACCTCACCCGATAACTGCACAAAACTCGAGGAATCGGTAATCAACGGGATAGCTATTTTATGTCCGCAATATAAATAAGGATCGGCTTCAAGATCGCCTACCCTTTGATACCGCAGAATATCCACATTATAGACCTTTCTCCCACCCATAAGCTTGATGTTGCGGCGTGAGGCTCCATCAATCAACCCCCCCGCTTTCTCAATTATCTCGGATACCCTCTGCGAAACAAAACCTTCATAAAGACCCGGTTTCTGAACCCCCTCAGATATAAGAACCTTGACCGGCCTTACTCCGATTAGAGTAACGGTGTAGGCAGTATCAGAGGTGAAATGCCTAATAACACCCTTGAGTTTAAGGCGAGCCTCGGACAGAGTCAGATTGCCGACATCAACCCGCCCGATCGAGCTCATCAGGACAAATCCTTCGGGTGTCACGATTACTTCAATTGGCGGCGTTGCGCCGCTCCAAAAATCAATCCGGAATCTATCCCCCGGCCCGACAACATATTGGTCGGGTTTCACCACGGTGCTGAAAGAGGATTCCTGGGTCTGGGCCAGCCCGGCGGTATGGGAAATAAGACCGATAAGCAAAATTATTGCAACTCGGGGCAGAGTATCATTTAGTCCTTTGTTTCCGCGCAATGTCAATCCTCCAAAGAAGATAAAATCCTTTTGCCTCGCAAAAATAGACATATTTTATACAAAAATCCATTCCAAAAGTCAAGCCTTGCCCTTTAAAGCAGGGCATCGGGTGCCCGGGGCCACGAGCTTTCGCATCATGGCGACAGCCTTTCTTTAATTGGCCTCAATTGGTCAACTTTTCCGTTCCATTCCTTGACCGGAGACATCGGATATGTTAGATTAGTCCTATGTTTTACTGCTCAGGTCGACAATACAACCCCCCCAAATCTTAGGAGTACATCAAATAATGAAAGGCCTTTCAATACTGCTCCTCGGTTTTCTGCTTATTCTGACCACGGTCTCTCTGGCGCAGACCGGACAGATCCAGTTGGATGTCAAAAAGAAGACCCTGTCGAATGGAATGAGAATACTCGTTCTGGAGAATCATGCCGCTCCCACTTTCTCGGCCATTATTCGTTTCAACACCGGTTCGGTCGATGAACATCCGGGAATCACCGGCAGCTCCCATCTCCTCGAGCATATGCTTTTTAAGGGAACTAAGATTATCGGCACAACCAATTATGAAGCGGAAGTGCCTATCATGGCCAAAATTGACTCTCTGGCGCATTTATTAAGAGCCGAACAGGTTAAACTGCTGAGTCCGCTCAATCCCCAGGATTCAGGCCGCCTGAAGGAACTGAAACAGGAAATGGCCAACCTCCAGGCAACCGAAAAAAAATATGTCGTCAAGGATGAACTCTGGGACACATATCTAAAAGAAGGCGGAACTTCCCTCAATGCCTCCACCAGCAATGACGGCACCCAGTATTATGTTTCCCTTCCCAGGAATTGTTTGGAATTATGGGCTTTCTTTGAATCGGATAGATTGGCCAACCTGGTGCTCCGGGAATTTTACTCGGAAAGAGATGTGGTCATGGAGGAAAGACGTTTGACCACTGAAAACAGTCCCCGACGTTCTCTTGATGAGGCCCTGAGTGCTACTGTGTTCTGGGCTTCTCCATATTGCTGGTCGGTGGTCGGATGGATGAGCGACCTGCAGACAGTCATGCGTGAGGATGTCGAAGCCTATTTCAGATCGCACTACTCACCGGCCAATGCCGTGGCCGTCATTGTCGGCGATGTCGATGCCAATCAGCTCTTCAAGATTTGCGATAAATACTTCAGTAAGATTCCCTCCCAGCCGGCGCCCCCTCCGGTGGTCACTCGTGATGCCCCGCAGAAAGGTGAGCGGCGGACGGAAATCGAATATGATGCCAACCCGATGGTTTATGTGGGATGGCCGATCCCTCAGATCGGACACCCGGATCTGCCGGCTCTGGAAGTGGCCGCCAACATCCTTTCGGATGGCCGCACCAGCCGATTTTATAAGAATATCAGAGAAAAGAAGTTGGGCTCGGCTTCCGCTTCCTCGGATGAGACACGCCTTCCCTCTGCATTTACCTGCACCATGACGCCGTTCGGTCAGCATACGACCGCCGAACTAGAAGAAGCGGTTTATGCCGAAATCGACCGGTTGAAAACCGAAAAGGTCTCCGAATGGGAACTCGAAAAAGTGCGCAACCAGAAAGATGCTTCCTTTATCCGCTCGCTGGAATCAAATCGAGGGCTGGCTTTCCGTATTTCATCAAGCGAGGCGATGACCGGCGACTGGCGCAATTTCCTCGATTACCGCGAGGCTCTTAAAAAGGTCACCGCCGATGATATCATTCGGGTAGTCGACAAGTACCTCACCAAAAAAAATCGTTCCGTGGCCTATATTGTCAAATCCACATCTAATTCGCCGGCAAAAAGAGCTGAAAAGGAGATCGGTAGATGAAGACGATAATATTTGCAATGACTCTGTTCCTGATATCCGCCGGCGTTGCTTTTGGCCAGACCGAAACCGCAAAATCCCCCGGCTCAAAAATAGTCGAAAGCCTGACCAAAGAGGAAATCAGCCTGACCATTCCCCGGGTCGGAGTGGATGTTGATCGGGTGGCGCTGGATAATGGGTTGGTCATTTACCTTTACGAAAATCACAAGCTCCCTCTATTCAACATCCAGACTTTGATCCGCTGCGGTTCCGTCTATGATGCTTCCGAAAAAGACGGCCTCTCCGACCTCGTCGGCACTGTCATGCGAACCGGCGGCACCAAAACCATTACCGGTGATTCGCTGAGCATGCTCATGGAATATATCGGCGGCAATCTGGAGGCAAATATCGGCGGCGAGAAAGGCACCGTCTCTCTCAGCGTTCTCTCCAAAGATGCCGATCTGGGATTGAAACTGTTCGTAGACCTCCTTCGTAATCCTGCCTTCCCTCAGGATAAACTCGATCTGGCCAAAATTGATATCAAAAACAATATCAAGAGAAGGAACGACAGTCCCGGCTCCATCGTTAATCGGTATTTCTACAATATGCTCTATGGTGATTATCCGAGCGGACGTGTGTTGGAATGGGCCTCGGTTAAGAATATTACCGCCCAGGAACTGGCTGATTATCACCGGCGGTTCTTTACTCCCAATAATATCATGATTGGGATATATGGTGACTTTAGCAAAACCGAGATTCTTGCCAAATTGAGAGCGCTGCTCGCCGATTGGCCGCAAGCCATTACCGCTCTCCCTGCGCCGCCGGAGGTGGAATTCAAATATCACCCTGGCGTATATCAAATTCGGAAAGATCTCAATCAGAGCAGTATCATGATCGGGCAGCTCGGCATCAAAAGGAATAATCCCGACCGATACGCCGTAAGGTTGCTCAATTATATTCTGGGCGGCGGCTCGTTTACTTCCCGGATAACCTCGCGCGTTCGTTCCGATGAAGGGCTGGCTTATCATGCCAGTTCCAATTTCAATACCGATTCCCGTGATTATGGTGTTTTTGATGCTGAATGCCAGACCAAGAGCGCCTCAACCTACACAGCCACCAGCATCATCATGGAAGAAATCAATAACATACGTAATGATGGTGTAACTTCCGAGGAATTTGAGGGGGCGCGTAATGCTGTCATCAACAGCTCGGTCTTTCTCTTCGATACCCCCGGAAAGATTATCAATCGCCTGATGTCACTTGAATTTGACGGCCTTCCGCCTGATTTCTATAATGATTATTTGAATGAATTCCGCCGGATCACTCTGGCCGATATCAAAAGCGTTGCTCAAAAATATCTCAAACCGAATCAGATGACCTTTGTCATTGTGGGCAATCCTGATGCTTTTGAGAAACCTCTCGATGAATTCGGGCCGGTGACCAATATCGAGTTGACCGAACCTGTTACGGAATGAAATTCTTTACTATGCAAGGCCTGCCATTCGGCAGGCCTTTATTTTTTGGCTAATGGGATGAATCTATCTCTTTTTCCAGAAAATCGAGCAGGTTCTGGAAATCCTGAGGGAGTTTCGATTCGAGAGAAATTGCCTTTCCGGTTACCGGATGAACAAAACGCAGACTCTTGGCATGAAGCGCCTGGCGCGGCATTATCTCCAGCGCCTCCAGAGCATTCTTTAGGTCAATCGAAAATATCCCCCGATGCCACTTTTGACGGCCCCCATATTCCGGGTCGCCAAATACCGGATGCCCCAGATGAGAAAGATGCACCCGTATCTGATGCGTCCGCCCGGTAAGAAGATTTATCTCCAGCAGATCGTAAAGTCGGAAACGCTCGTGCCGCTGATATTCTGTCTGGGCTTCGCGTCCCTTGTGCCGTGTGACCGTCATTTTCCGGCGATCCTTGAACGAGCGCCCCACCGGCAAATCAATAATGCCTTTCTCTTCTTTCATGTGGCCGCAGATCAGCGCCCAATAAGTTTTCTTGATTTCTCTTTTCTGAAGCGCTTGCTGGAGGGCCAGATGGATTTCATCATTCTTGGCGACCAGAATCAGGCCGCTGGTGTTTTTATCCAGCCGATGAACGATTCCGGGGCGGTCAAATCCGCCGATCGTGGAAAGATTCTGCGAATAGTTGAGCAAAGCATTGACCAGCGTCCCCTGAAAATTCCCCACCGCCGGATGTGTCACCATCCCGGCCGGCTTGTTTATGACCAGCAAGTGCTGATCCTCAAAAACAATCTCAAGAGGAATTTTTTCCGCGATAATATCGATCACGGGAGCAGGCGGAATCATGATTACCACCTTCTCCCCGCCTTTAAGCACCTGGTGATGCAAAGCCACCCGCCCGTCAACCGTCACCAGCCCCGCCTTGATTAATTTCTGGACTTTATTGCGGGTAATATTAAGAGCCGGGTTAAGGCCGATATAGCGGTCGATACGTTCCGGGGCTCCTCCCGCCGGGAAAGTAAAGGCCATGGTTTCGTACTCGGGATTATTATCCTTATCACTCATAAAAGACGATGCTCGGCATGGAATCCATCCAATCCCTATAAACTCCTGTGAGAGTGCCAAATCAGACTGTTGTCAGGGTTTTTCCACCGTGATATGGACAATGTTGCCCAATTCTCGTACCGCCCGGTCGATACCGACCAGGGTCGCGCGGCAGACTACCGCATACCCGACCGTAAACTCCTCGAACAATCCCAGATCCACCAGCGGACGGATATTTTTATAGTTGAGGCCGTTGCCGCAGTCAACCATGAGATTAAGCTTCGTCGCCAGCTGAGCCATTTTCTCCAACTTGTCCAATTCATCTTCGGCCGCCTCGATCGTTTCGGCGCTGGTGTATTTATAGGCATTCAATTCGATCGCGTCCACCTTGGCCCGTGCCGCCTCCTTCACCGCATCAATCTCCGGATCGATAAAATAGCAGATATTGATCCCCGAGGCTTTCAGGGCCGCTGCCGTCTCGGCATAGAGGTCGCGATTGGCATCGAGATCGACGCCATTGTTAACCAAAAGATTCTCGCTGGTAAAAGGCATCAGGGTCACCATCCAGGGTTTGACTTCCACCGCTCTTTCTATGAGGTCATCGGTCGGCGCCATTTGCAGGGTGAGCTTGGTTTTGACCATCTCTTTTAAAAGATACAGGTCACGGTCGCGGATATGGCGGCGATCCTCCCGCAGATGACAACTGATTCCATCCGCCCCGGCCACCTCCGCCAGCACTGCCATCTGGGCCGGATCAGGTTCCTTGAGCCGCTTCAGCTCTCGCAGAGCAGCTACGTAGTCAACTTTAATGGATAATATGGACATATACTCTTCCCGGGTTTTTGCCGGAATTTATAGTTTTTAAATATTTCCTTCAAGATATATTTACTGCCCGAATACGGTCGCCGATTTGGATGAATTCTTCAATGGTCACCTGTTCGGCGCGAACATTTTCAGCCAGCCCCATTTCCGACAAAATCTGCACTATATCCGCTTTAACCGGACCGCCCATCCTGACCAGATTATTTGCCAGAAGCTTGCGCCGCTGCTGAAATGCCGCCCGGACCGTTCTCTCAAAGTAATCCCAGTGCTCAACCCGGGGTTTATCTTGTCTGGGCTCAAAAAGAAGTGTCGCCGATACAATCTTGGGTGGCGGAAAAAACGACTTGGGCGATATGGTCATTACTTTTCGAATTTCGAAATGGCACTGACTGAATATCGAAATCGGCGCCCACCCCTTTCCTCCCGGGCCCGCGGCAATCCTTTCCGCCAGCTCTCTCTGGGCCGTAATAACCGCCCGCCCGATAAGTTGATGATATTGCATCATCCAGCCAATCACCGGTGACGTTATATCATAAGGGATATTGCCGATTAATTTGAAAGCACCGTCATGATATTCTGAAGGGGAAACTTTCAGAAAATCCTGATTGACAATCAAGACATTTTCATATCCGGCGAATTTTCCCGAGAGACTCTCAATCAGATCGCGGTCGATTTCAAAGGCCACAAGCCTCGCCCCCGTTGCGGCAATCAATTCGGTTAAGATTCCGCGACCGGGACCAATCTCGAAGACCACATCATTTTTATTGAGATCAAGAAAGCCAACTATTTTGACGGCAATATCCTGATCGGTCAGAAAATTCTGAGAGAATCTTTTCTGCGGTTTGCCAAAGGCCATGACATTTCAGCCCTCAAAAGTCTCGGTCAGACGATACACCCGGCGGCTGTTGAGATCGGTGACTTCTTCCGCTTCCGTGACATCGATATCCCGCAGTTCCGCCAGTTTGTCGCGGACATATCGCAAATAGGACGGCCGGTTGGGTTTCCCACGAAACGGTACGGGCGTCAAATAAGGGCAGTCGGTTTCCATGAGAATATATTTCAGGGGAACCACTTTGGCCACTTCGGCCATCCGCGATCCCGGATAGGTAATTATTCCACCGACCGATATATGAAAGCCGAGATCAATCACCTCAAGAGCATCGAATTGACTGCCCGGAAAACAATGGAAAACGCCGCCCGACAGGCGCGTCGCATACTCACGTATGATATTCAAGGTATCCGAATAAGAATCCCGGGTATGAATCACCACCGGAAGCTTATGTGCAACGGCGATCTCCAGCTGCTTTCGGAAAACCTCCCTCTGCACAGGGCGCGGCGAAAGGTCGCGGTAATAATCCAAGCCAATCTCGCCTATCGCCACAACTTTGGGTTTCTGCAGAAGTTTCAGAAGTTCACCTTCCAGCACGGCATTGTATGTCGTGGCATCATGAGGGTGCACTCCCACGGTGGCATGGATGCTTGCATATTTCTGCGCCATCTCCACCGAGGCGATTGATGACGGCAAATCGGCCCCGATATTAACCATCGTGTGCACGCCGGAAGAAACGGCATCATTGATAACTTCATCCAGACGCCCCCGATACTCCCGGCCGTCAAGATGACAATGCGAATCAAACATTAGCTGATTGTGGCTCCGGGCGGAAGGTCACCTTCGGGCACAATCACAAACAGCTCTTTCCCCTTCTTGGCCGCCAGAAGCATCCCATTGGAATCAACCCCGCGGATTTTCGCCGGCTTGAGATTCTTCACCACCACTACCTTCTTCCCCTTCATATCTTCCGGCTTATAGTGTTCCGCTATCCCGGCAACAATTTGCCGCCGTTCACCGCCGATATCAATTTGAAGTTTCAGAAGCTTATCCGATCCGGCCACCTTCTCGGCCTCAAGCACCTCCGCTACAACCATCTTAATCTTGGCGAATTCGGCAATATCAACCAGATCCGCCGCCGCC
This DNA window, taken from Candidatus Zixiibacteriota bacterium, encodes the following:
- a CDS encoding SLBB domain-containing protein; its protein translation is MRGNKGLNDTLPRVAIILLIGLISHTAGLAQTQESSFSTVVKPDQYVVGPGDRFRIDFWSGATPPIEVIVTPEGFVLMSSIGRVDVGNLTLSEARLKLKGVIRHFTSDTAYTVTLIGVRPVKVLISEGVQKPGLYEGFVSQRVSEIIEKAGGLIDGASRRNIKLMGGRKVYNVDILRYQRVGDLEADPYLYCGHKIAIPLITDSSSFVQLSGEVVSPGGFEFREGDNLGTMIDLGLGL
- a CDS encoding pitrilysin family protein, with product MKGLSILLLGFLLILTTVSLAQTGQIQLDVKKKTLSNGMRILVLENHAAPTFSAIIRFNTGSVDEHPGITGSSHLLEHMLFKGTKIIGTTNYEAEVPIMAKIDSLAHLLRAEQVKLLSPLNPQDSGRLKELKQEMANLQATEKKYVVKDELWDTYLKEGGTSLNASTSNDGTQYYVSLPRNCLELWAFFESDRLANLVLREFYSERDVVMEERRLTTENSPRRSLDEALSATVFWASPYCWSVVGWMSDLQTVMREDVEAYFRSHYSPANAVAVIVGDVDANQLFKICDKYFSKIPSQPAPPPVVTRDAPQKGERRTEIEYDANPMVYVGWPIPQIGHPDLPALEVAANILSDGRTSRFYKNIREKKLGSASASSDETRLPSAFTCTMTPFGQHTTAELEEAVYAEIDRLKTEKVSEWELEKVRNQKDASFIRSLESNRGLAFRISSSEAMTGDWRNFLDYREALKKVTADDIIRVVDKYLTKKNRSVAYIVKSTSNSPAKRAEKEIGR
- a CDS encoding pitrilysin family protein, translating into MKTIIFAMTLFLISAGVAFGQTETAKSPGSKIVESLTKEEISLTIPRVGVDVDRVALDNGLVIYLYENHKLPLFNIQTLIRCGSVYDASEKDGLSDLVGTVMRTGGTKTITGDSLSMLMEYIGGNLEANIGGEKGTVSLSVLSKDADLGLKLFVDLLRNPAFPQDKLDLAKIDIKNNIKRRNDSPGSIVNRYFYNMLYGDYPSGRVLEWASVKNITAQELADYHRRFFTPNNIMIGIYGDFSKTEILAKLRALLADWPQAITALPAPPEVEFKYHPGVYQIRKDLNQSSIMIGQLGIKRNNPDRYAVRLLNYILGGGSFTSRITSRVRSDEGLAYHASSNFNTDSRDYGVFDAECQTKSASTYTATSIIMEEINNIRNDGVTSEEFEGARNAVINSSVFLFDTPGKIINRLMSLEFDGLPPDFYNDYLNEFRRITLADIKSVAQKYLKPNQMTFVIVGNPDAFEKPLDEFGPVTNIELTEPVTE
- a CDS encoding RluA family pseudouridine synthase — its product is MSDKDNNPEYETMAFTFPAGGAPERIDRYIGLNPALNITRNKVQKLIKAGLVTVDGRVALHHQVLKGGEKVVIMIPPAPVIDIIAEKIPLEIVFEDQHLLVINKPAGMVTHPAVGNFQGTLVNALLNYSQNLSTIGGFDRPGIVHRLDKNTSGLILVAKNDEIHLALQQALQKREIKKTYWALICGHMKEEKGIIDLPVGRSFKDRRKMTVTRHKGREAQTEYQRHERFRLYDLLEINLLTGRTHQIRVHLSHLGHPVFGDPEYGGRQKWHRGIFSIDLKNALEALEIMPRQALHAKSLRFVHPVTGKAISLESKLPQDFQNLLDFLEKEIDSSH
- a CDS encoding pyridoxine 5'-phosphate synthase encodes the protein MSILSIKVDYVAALRELKRLKEPDPAQMAVLAEVAGADGISCHLREDRRHIRDRDLYLLKEMVKTKLTLQMAPTDDLIERAVEVKPWMVTLMPFTSENLLVNNGVDLDANRDLYAETAAALKASGINICYFIDPEIDAVKEAARAKVDAIELNAYKYTSAETIEAAEDELDKLEKMAQLATKLNLMVDCGNGLNYKNIRPLVDLGLFEEFTVGYAVVCRATLVGIDRAVRELGNIVHITVEKP
- the rsmA gene encoding 16S rRNA (adenine(1518)-N(6)/adenine(1519)-N(6))-dimethyltransferase RsmA; amino-acid sequence: MAFGKPQKRFSQNFLTDQDIAVKIVGFLDLNKNDVVFEIGPGRGILTELIAATGARLVAFEIDRDLIESLSGKFAGYENVLIVNQDFLKVSPSEYHDGAFKLIGNIPYDITSPVIGWMMQYHQLIGRAVITAQRELAERIAAGPGGKGWAPISIFSQCHFEIRKVMTISPKSFFPPPKIVSATLLFEPRQDKPRVEHWDYFERTVRAAFQQRRKLLANNLVRMGGPVKADIVQILSEMGLAENVRAEQVTIEEFIQIGDRIRAVNIS
- a CDS encoding TatD family hydrolase — translated: MFDSHCHLDGREYRGRLDEVINDAVSSGVHTMVNIGADLPSSIASVEMAQKYASIHATVGVHPHDATTYNAVLEGELLKLLQKPKVVAIGEIGLDYYRDLSPRPVQREVFRKQLEIAVAHKLPVVIHTRDSYSDTLNIIREYATRLSGGVFHCFPGSQFDALEVIDLGFHISVGGIITYPGSRMAEVAKVVPLKYILMETDCPYLTPVPFRGKPNRPSYLRYVRDKLAELRDIDVTEAEEVTDLNSRRVYRLTETFEG